Proteins from a genomic interval of Kitasatospora herbaricolor:
- a CDS encoding alpha/beta hydrolase: protein MSAPVAQAPLAPGAPAPVPAAAASGPRPGTLVWEPAEGAARRGTVVLLPGRGESPAVYQRFGRRLAADGYGVHALALGPEPAPAEVADAFAAVAGQAPAPVVLAGSDTGALRALAAAREAGARPDGLVLAALPLTADTPPPGDWEEELAARTSCPAHRGVLAADPAFGRGRFADRVPDALLAPALNPAPAAAQAPAAAPAAPGPLPVLVLHGAADPVAPPQAVREFAAGLPAAVLVLVEDGRHDVLNDATHRSVAAQLVQWLERLRGGPDLPRLLTVEEPAR, encoded by the coding sequence ATGAGCGCCCCCGTCGCCCAGGCCCCGCTCGCACCCGGGGCCCCCGCTCCGGTGCCCGCGGCCGCAGCTTCCGGCCCCCGGCCCGGCACGCTCGTCTGGGAGCCCGCCGAGGGCGCCGCCCGGCGCGGCACCGTGGTGCTGCTCCCCGGCCGGGGCGAGAGCCCGGCCGTCTACCAGCGCTTCGGCCGCCGGCTGGCCGCCGACGGCTACGGCGTCCACGCGCTCGCCCTCGGCCCGGAGCCGGCGCCGGCCGAGGTGGCGGACGCCTTCGCGGCCGTCGCCGGGCAGGCTCCCGCACCGGTGGTGCTGGCCGGGTCGGACACCGGCGCGCTGCGGGCGCTGGCCGCAGCCCGGGAAGCCGGAGCGCGGCCGGACGGCCTCGTGCTCGCCGCACTGCCGCTGACGGCCGACACCCCGCCGCCCGGCGACTGGGAGGAGGAACTGGCGGCCCGGACGTCCTGCCCGGCCCACCGCGGCGTGCTGGCGGCCGATCCGGCGTTCGGCCGGGGCCGCTTCGCGGACCGCGTCCCGGACGCGCTGCTCGCTCCGGCGTTGAACCCGGCCCCGGCTGCGGCCCAGGCCCCGGCCGCGGCGCCTGCGGCGCCCGGGCCGCTGCCCGTCCTGGTCCTGCACGGCGCGGCCGACCCCGTCGCCCCGCCGCAGGCGGTCCGGGAGTTCGCCGCCGGGCTGCCCGCGGCCGTCCTGGTGCTGGTCGAGGACGGCCGGCACGACGTGCTCAACGACGCCACCCACCGCAGTGTCGCCGCGCAGCTCGTCCAGTGGCTGGAGCGCCTGCGCGGCGGCCCGGACCTGCCCCGCCTGCTCACGGTGGAGGAACCGGCCCGCTGA
- a CDS encoding acyl-CoA dehydrogenase family protein, producing the protein MTQRPTQQLIQPGAQQPPAAPAVSPSPLPPAAPVRPALPAPDLDRLPTVTAALAADAEQHDREASFPYRGIEAAHRAGLLTATVGARSGGPGGGLADTVRILGALGAGDPAVALVTAMTLFTHAAEARTPYWPAEVYAELLAESAERPALVNALRVEPDLGTPVRGGLPATVARRRGEHWELTGRKIFSTGAEALRWMLVWARTDEPEPRVGSFLVRSDAAGLTVERTWNHLGLRASRSDDVLLDAVRVPYGHVAGLARPGADGGRDTVAGAWNSLGLTALYLGVARTALEWLTGFLHERVPTALGAPLASLPRFQNAVGEIEVALDGAERLVTALAQAVDAGESAAAEQSAGAKVLGTRAAIGAVEQAVALIGNNALTYDNPLQRHLRNVLCSRIHTPQDDTVLLAAGQRALLRARP; encoded by the coding sequence ATGACCCAGCGACCGACCCAGCAGCTGATCCAGCCAGGGGCCCAGCAGCCGCCCGCCGCACCCGCCGTTTCGCCCTCGCCCCTGCCGCCCGCGGCGCCCGTTCGTCCCGCCCTGCCCGCCCCGGACCTCGACAGGCTGCCGACGGTCACCGCCGCCCTCGCCGCTGACGCCGAGCAGCACGACCGCGAAGCCTCCTTCCCCTACCGGGGCATCGAAGCCGCGCACCGGGCCGGGCTGCTCACCGCCACCGTCGGCGCCCGCTCCGGCGGCCCCGGCGGCGGGCTCGCCGACACCGTCCGGATCCTCGGCGCCCTGGGCGCGGGCGACCCGGCGGTGGCCCTGGTCACGGCGATGACCCTGTTCACCCACGCGGCCGAGGCCCGCACCCCGTACTGGCCCGCCGAGGTGTACGCGGAGCTGCTCGCCGAGTCCGCCGAGCGGCCCGCCCTGGTCAACGCCCTGCGGGTGGAGCCCGACCTGGGCACCCCCGTGCGCGGCGGACTGCCCGCGACCGTCGCGCGCCGCCGCGGCGAGCACTGGGAGCTGACCGGCCGGAAGATCTTCTCCACCGGCGCGGAGGCCCTGCGCTGGATGCTGGTCTGGGCCCGCACCGACGAGCCCGAACCCCGCGTCGGCAGCTTCCTGGTCCGCTCGGACGCGGCGGGCCTGACCGTCGAGCGGACCTGGAACCACCTCGGCCTGCGCGCCAGCCGCAGCGACGACGTGCTGCTCGACGCCGTCCGGGTCCCGTACGGGCACGTCGCCGGTCTCGCCCGGCCCGGTGCGGACGGCGGCCGGGACACCGTGGCCGGCGCCTGGAACTCGCTCGGGCTCACCGCCCTCTACCTCGGCGTGGCCCGGACCGCCCTGGAGTGGCTGACCGGCTTCCTGCACGAGCGCGTCCCCACCGCGCTCGGTGCCCCGCTCGCGAGCCTGCCGCGCTTCCAGAACGCCGTCGGCGAGATCGAGGTGGCGCTGGACGGCGCCGAACGGCTGGTCACCGCGCTGGCGCAGGCCGTCGACGCGGGCGAGTCGGCCGCCGCCGAACAGTCCGCCGGCGCCAAGGTGCTCGGCACCCGGGCCGCGATCGGCGCGGTCGAACAGGCCGTCGCCCTGATCGGGAACAACGCGCTCACCTACGACAACCCGCTCCAACGCCACCTGCGCAACGTGCTCTGCAGCCGCATCCACACCCCGCAGGACGACACCGTCCTGCTCGCCGCCGGGCAGCGCGCCCTGCTGCGCGCCCGCCCCTGA
- a CDS encoding LLM class flavin-dependent oxidoreductase: MPVEFIGMIGTTDVSETRPASGPVVDPDFTRRFAKAHEEAGFDRILIGYGSSSPDGGQVAAHVAAHTERLGLLVAHRPGFVAPTLAARTFATLDQFSGGRVAVHIITGGHDAEQRRDGDYLPKDERYDRSDDYLDVLTKAWTSEGPFDHQGPHYRLEDFHAEVRPVQQPRIPLYFGGSSEAAYRVGGKHADVFALWGEPLAETAEQIASVRAGAEAAGRSTPPRISVSFRPILGRTEEEAWERAHGILHTIQNRGRGGGSFVGKRAILPVGPDARPQNAGSQRLLAAAAKADRHDRALWTAPAAATGAAGNSTALVGTPETVAQALLDYVDIGVSTLLIRGYDPLDDALDYGRHLLPLVRQEVARRERAEAAREAAARLAAPVTAGSAR; encoded by the coding sequence ATGCCCGTCGAGTTCATCGGCATGATCGGCACCACCGACGTCTCCGAGACCCGCCCCGCCTCCGGCCCGGTCGTCGACCCCGACTTCACCAGGCGCTTCGCCAAGGCCCACGAGGAGGCCGGCTTCGACCGGATCCTGATCGGCTACGGCTCCTCCAGCCCGGACGGCGGCCAGGTCGCCGCCCACGTGGCCGCCCACACCGAGCGGCTGGGCCTGCTGGTCGCGCACCGGCCGGGCTTCGTCGCCCCCACCCTGGCGGCCCGCACCTTCGCCACCCTGGACCAGTTCTCCGGTGGCCGGGTGGCCGTCCACATCATCACCGGCGGCCACGACGCCGAGCAGCGCCGGGACGGCGACTACCTGCCCAAGGACGAGCGCTACGACCGCAGCGACGACTACCTGGACGTCCTCACGAAGGCCTGGACCAGCGAGGGCCCCTTCGACCACCAGGGGCCGCACTACCGGCTGGAGGACTTCCACGCCGAGGTCCGGCCCGTCCAGCAGCCGCGCATCCCGCTCTACTTCGGGGGGTCGTCCGAGGCGGCCTACCGGGTCGGCGGCAAGCACGCGGACGTCTTCGCGCTCTGGGGCGAGCCGCTCGCCGAGACGGCCGAGCAGATCGCCTCCGTCCGGGCCGGCGCCGAGGCGGCCGGACGCAGCACGCCGCCCCGGATCAGCGTCTCCTTCCGGCCGATCCTGGGCCGCACCGAGGAGGAGGCCTGGGAGCGGGCCCACGGCATCCTGCACACCATCCAGAACCGCGGCCGGGGCGGCGGCTCCTTCGTGGGCAAGCGTGCGATCCTCCCGGTCGGTCCCGACGCCCGCCCGCAGAACGCCGGCTCGCAGCGACTGCTCGCCGCCGCCGCCAAGGCCGACCGGCACGACCGGGCCCTGTGGACCGCCCCGGCCGCCGCCACCGGCGCCGCGGGCAACTCGACCGCGCTGGTGGGCACCCCCGAGACGGTCGCCCAGGCCCTGCTCGACTACGTCGACATCGGCGTCAGCACCCTGCTGATCCGGGGCTACGACCCGCTGGACGACGCGCTGGACTACGGGCGCCACCTGCTGCCGCTGGTCCGCCAGGAGGTCGCCCGCCGCGAGCGCGCGGAGGCCGCCCGCGAGGCCGCCGCCCGGCTGGCCGCCCCGGTCACCGCGGGGAGCGCCCGATGA
- a CDS encoding flavin reductase family protein, with protein MTIIQDLPATQLRPIGPAPVPADRLRRTLRRQAAGVTVITVPGPAGFTATSFTSVSLDPALVSFYVSATASAAPAVRAAAGFAVHILGRGQEELAARFARSGVDRFAGTDWTPDELGTPVLAGVAAWLTARPVLLQEVGDHLLVVGEVVDTLAREDVGPLVHHDGAFGGFTSAPGAGARRS; from the coding sequence GTGACCATCATCCAGGACCTCCCCGCCACACAGCTCCGGCCGATCGGGCCGGCCCCCGTGCCGGCCGACCGGCTGCGCCGCACCCTGCGCCGGCAGGCCGCGGGCGTCACCGTCATCACCGTGCCGGGCCCCGCCGGCTTCACCGCCACCTCCTTCACCTCGGTCAGCCTGGATCCGGCCCTGGTGTCCTTCTACGTGTCGGCCACCGCCTCGGCGGCGCCGGCCGTCCGGGCGGCGGCCGGCTTCGCCGTCCACATCCTCGGCCGCGGCCAGGAGGAGCTGGCGGCCCGGTTCGCCCGTAGCGGCGTCGACCGCTTCGCCGGCACCGACTGGACGCCCGACGAGCTGGGCACACCCGTCCTGGCCGGGGTCGCGGCCTGGCTGACGGCGCGTCCGGTGCTGCTCCAGGAGGTCGGCGACCACCTGCTGGTGGTCGGCGAGGTCGTCGACACCCTGGCCCGCGAGGACGTCGGCCCGCTGGTGCACCACGACGGCGCCTTCGGCGGGTTCACCTCCGCTCCGGGCGCCGGTGCCCGCCGGAGCTGA
- a CDS encoding LLM class flavin-dependent oxidoreductase, with translation MSLTFHWFLPTTGDSRHVVGGGHGSTPGTAGADRPPSIEYLGQIARTAEQLGFAGALTPTGVWCEDAWLTTAMLTQVTERIKFLVAFRPGQLSPTLAAQMAASYQRQSHGRLLLNVVTGGESAEQRAYGDFLDKEGRYARADEFLGIVRRLWSGEIVDHEGDHLRVEQARLARLPDPAPEIYFGGSSAAAGTVAARHADVYLTWGEPPAQVREKIEWISGLARARGRTPRFGIRLHVIARDTSAQAWAEAERLLAGMSPERIRSTQLALARSESDGQRRMRELHGGATDRLEVHPGLWAGIGLVRGGAGTALVGSHREVADLIGEYHRAGVQEFVLSGIPHLEEAYQVGEGVLPLLAAEGLWRHPAVPAGRF, from the coding sequence ATGTCCCTCACCTTCCACTGGTTCCTGCCCACCACCGGCGACAGCCGCCACGTGGTCGGCGGCGGCCACGGGTCGACGCCCGGCACGGCGGGCGCCGACCGCCCGCCGAGCATCGAGTACCTGGGCCAGATCGCCCGCACGGCGGAGCAACTCGGCTTCGCCGGCGCGCTGACCCCCACCGGCGTCTGGTGCGAGGACGCCTGGCTGACCACGGCGATGCTCACCCAGGTCACCGAGCGGATCAAGTTCCTGGTCGCCTTCCGCCCGGGGCAGCTCAGCCCGACCCTGGCCGCCCAGATGGCGGCCAGCTACCAGCGTCAGTCCCACGGCCGGCTGCTGCTCAACGTGGTGACCGGCGGCGAGTCGGCCGAGCAGCGCGCCTACGGCGACTTCCTGGACAAGGAGGGGCGCTACGCCCGGGCGGACGAGTTCCTCGGGATCGTCCGGCGCCTCTGGTCGGGCGAGATCGTCGACCACGAGGGGGACCATCTACGGGTCGAGCAGGCCCGGCTGGCGCGGCTGCCGGATCCCGCGCCGGAGATCTACTTCGGCGGGTCCTCGGCGGCGGCCGGTACGGTGGCGGCCCGGCACGCGGACGTCTACCTCACCTGGGGCGAGCCGCCCGCGCAGGTCCGGGAGAAGATCGAGTGGATCAGCGGTCTGGCCCGGGCCCGGGGCCGCACGCCCCGGTTCGGGATCCGGCTGCACGTGATCGCCAGGGACACCTCCGCGCAGGCCTGGGCCGAAGCCGAACGGTTGCTCGCGGGGATGAGCCCGGAGCGGATCCGTAGTACCCAACTCGCCCTGGCCCGGAGCGAGTCGGACGGACAGCGACGGATGCGGGAGCTGCACGGCGGCGCCACCGACCGGCTGGAGGTGCACCCGGGCCTGTGGGCGGGCATCGGGCTGGTGCGCGGCGGCGCCGGCACCGCGCTGGTGGGCAGCCACCGGGAGGTCGCCGACCTGATCGGGGAGTACCACCGCGCGGGCGTTCAGGAGTTCGTCCTGTCCGGCATCCCGCACCTGGAGGAGGCCTACCAGGTCGGCGAGGGCGTCCTGCCGCTGCTCGCGGCCGAGGGACTCTGGCGCCACCCGGCGGTCCCGGCCGGCCGGTTCTGA
- a CDS encoding DUF4389 domain-containing protein: MWDAPPAAAPAAAEFLPTLDMPEPADQNRLTVLLRLLMLIPQIIVLWVLSVVAFFVSVIGWFGALVLGRLPEFAATYLAGFVAYETRVNTYAMLTHDRYPPFAFQAPGYPVQVGLKPGELNRLAVFFRLILAIPAAIVQSVLLTGWWTVSFISWLVVLILGRMPRPLFEASAAIVRYRMRFQAYLLMLTAAYPKQLFGEDPPVGAVGAAPVASATRPLVLSGAGRGLLVVFILVGIAASLTSSLTGTFGSDDDNDDLSVHVTAPLDPGRVPAGR; encoded by the coding sequence ATGTGGGACGCTCCCCCCGCCGCTGCGCCCGCCGCGGCCGAGTTCCTGCCGACGCTGGACATGCCGGAACCGGCGGACCAGAACCGGCTGACCGTGCTGCTGCGCCTGCTGATGCTGATCCCGCAGATCATCGTGCTGTGGGTGCTGTCGGTGGTGGCCTTCTTCGTGAGCGTGATCGGCTGGTTCGGGGCGCTGGTGCTGGGGCGGCTGCCGGAATTCGCCGCGACCTACCTGGCGGGCTTCGTCGCGTACGAGACGCGGGTGAACACCTACGCGATGCTGACCCACGACCGGTACCCGCCGTTCGCCTTCCAGGCGCCCGGGTACCCCGTCCAGGTCGGGCTGAAGCCGGGCGAGCTCAACCGGCTGGCGGTCTTCTTCCGGCTGATCCTGGCCATCCCCGCGGCGATCGTGCAGAGCGTGCTGCTCACCGGCTGGTGGACGGTGTCGTTCATCAGCTGGCTGGTGGTGCTGATCCTGGGCCGGATGCCGCGACCGCTGTTCGAGGCCAGCGCGGCGATCGTGCGCTACCGGATGCGCTTCCAGGCCTACCTGTTGATGCTCACCGCCGCCTACCCGAAGCAGCTCTTCGGTGAGGACCCGCCGGTCGGCGCGGTGGGCGCGGCGCCGGTGGCCTCGGCGACCAGGCCGCTGGTGCTCAGCGGCGCCGGGCGCGGCCTGCTGGTCGTCTTCATCCTGGTGGGGATCGCCGCCTCACTCACCTCCTCGCTGACCGGCACCTTCGGCTCGGACGACGACAACGACGACCTGTCCGTGCACGTCACCGCGCCGCTGGACCCGGGACGGGTCCCGGCCGGGCGCTGA